The genomic stretch TCGGTAAGGAAAATCCATAAAAACAACGGTTTGCCTTCCAACATCTATATCATATACTCCTTCAATGCTACTATTGAAGGAGTTTTTGTTTTTTGAAAAATGGATATTGAAGTTTTTCAATTAAAATGAAAGGGGTCATAACAGGAGGGTGGGATTTTAATGTCTTTATTCTTTTTTACAGTGTTCTTTTTATGATGAATTGATCTGTATCAGAATTCTGATTGTGAAGTATTTTTTATACCTTTAAGTATGATTTACACCATTCAAAAACAACTATGAAAAAAAATACACTAACCAGAGATAACCTTTGGATGAAGGAGCCGGAAGATCACGATTTTCCTGCAGCATTCGATTACCTGGAGCTTCTTTTTACTTCTGACGAAGCACAAAAAATTGTTGAAAATTTAAAAGAAGCAAAAACCATCATCAAAAAATCTAAGGATATCCTTCGCGCCAGTAAGCTTGCTTTGCTTCCGGACACCAATATCCATGTTAAGGAAAATCTGAAAAAAGTAGAAAAGAATAAAAAGCTTTCTCCTATTCTGCTGGTAAGAGGACAGCATGAACTTATCATCGCTGATGGTTATCATCGTTTATGTTGCAGCTATTATCTCACGGAAGATCTGGAAGTTCCTTGCAGGCTCGTATAACATAGTGTTATAAGGGTTAGGCTTTTAGTAGTTTAAGAATAGCCTCATCAAAGGTAGGATAAGAAAATTGAAAGCCACTATCAAGAAGTTTTTCAGGGTAAACATTCCGGCTTTTCAGCAATAACTCCGTTTCTGTTTTCATCAATATAGAGGCGATCTCCAATTGCCATACCGGAGCATTCAGTCCTAACGGAGCTCTGCATTGTTTCCTTAGCTTTTTCATCATAACTTCATTGGATAATGGAATGGGGGCAGTTATATTGACCACATCATTGATATTTTTATTTTGAATAATCCAATCTATAGCTCTACAGAAATCATCAATATGAATCCAGCTTACCATTTGATTTCCTCTTCCCTGTTTTCCACCCAAGCCTAATTTTGTAATCATTTTCAGCTTTGGAAATGCTCCTCCATTATTTCCCAATACGATGGAAGTACGGAGTGCTACTTTTCTTATCCGGTTATTTGGGGTTCTAAAAAATTCTTCTTCCCAGCTTTTACAGATATTCATTGAAAAATCATCGCCAATAATACCGTTTTCCTCTGTATTCAAATGTTTTTCTGAATGTACATAAATAGTAGCAGAACTTGCATTCAACCAATTTTTTGGAGGAACCGAACAAGTATTAACTGCTTCCTGTAATATTCTTGTACTGTCAATTCTTGATGTATAGATTTCTGCTTTATTTTTTTCATGATAACGACAATCCACTGACTTTCCTGTAAGATTAATAAGAACATCAGCCTGTTCAAGGCTATTTTTCCATTCACCTGTTGTTTGAGCATCCCAATAGATTTCATTTTTACGGGTAGGTTTACGCGTCAGTATATATACCTGATTTCCTCTTTCTGTAAAGTATTTTTCTAAATTTTGACCGAGAAATCCTGTTCCGGCAGCGATGATTATTTTCATTTTTGTAAAGTTTGTGAGTTTGAAGGTGAATGCAGAATGGTTTTATTTTACATAATGTATTTCTTTGCTTTTACTTCTATTTCTGAACCTTCAGCCAGCATTACTGAAATAGGTTCCTGATGGTTGAGGCATTCAAAATCTTTTCCATAGATCTTTTGAAAATCGATTTCCAGCTGATAGTCCTTTACAGGATAACAGTCCCATTTTGGGTGACAGACTTCATACTCTGAGGTTTTATCTTCTTTTTTTGTGAAACCGAAATAATGCTCTGTAATGAATTCAAATTCAGAATCGGTTTCCATAGGCTGCATTATTTTATCTGCAGTGATCTCAATAGAATACCAACTCTTGTCTTTCCAGGAATATCGGATCAGCAATTCATCTTCTTTATGATGGATCAGGTTCTTCATCGGCATCGTATGATAGTTTTCTTTATAAATAGAATTGGCTACAAAGCTTAGGGCTGGTTTAGGAACAATCTCTTTGATAAAAACTACTCCTCTTTTCCACTCTCCATTTTCATTTTTCTTTACATAAAACCTGAGGTTTACTTCTTCAAAATTACGATGAAAAGGGATAGATAAACCCAATAATTTTGTATTTAAAAACATAAATCCAACTACACTTACGTAACATTTTCCTTTATAAAAGTCGAGCTCTGTACCTTCCGGCAGGTATTTTAATAATACATCCGGATTGATTTTGTAATTGATGATGGCTAATTTTCGCCATTCTGCTTTTAAAAAATTCATGATATGGGTGATTTTGTTTGATTGTTATGGACTGGGCTATTTTTATGAATTACCTGTTCTTGTCAATTCAGCGGTGATTTTTATTAATTGATTTCTTTCCAACAGGAATTGTTTAAGGTAATTTTTGAGAAACAGTTTGTTGAAAATTTTCCCTATTATTCCTAGTGGGGATTCAAAATCAAATAGGTCTATCATCAGTGTTTTGTGATCTATCTTTTTAAAAATATGCTGGTGATGTAAGGATTTGAAGGCTCCTTTCTGCATTTCATCGGTAAACTGATTGGGTTTTTCCATACTGATAATTTTTGTGGTAAGGGTCTGATACACTCCCAGATGTTTTGCTCTCCAGGTGACACTTTCATTTTCTTCAATAAGGCCTGATGTACATCCTGCAATTGCTTTTTCATGGGTTTTTGAAGTAGACTTTTGGTGTAAATCTATATTTCTTGCTAAATCAAAAACAGTTTGAATATCAGCATTAATCAGAGTTTCTAAATAAATTCGTGACATATCAGAAGTTTTTATGATATTGAAATGGTAGTCCAGATGATGATCATGAGCGCCGTTACTCTAAACAGTATCCATGAAACAGTAGGGATATAGTTTAATTTTAAGATCCGACATCTTCTCAAGTGCTCTAAAAACATGATAAATACTACAATTCCAAAATAAATAAGATTAAAAACCGGAGTAAAATTGAAAAATAGAGCAGGAATTAAGAGTATTGTTCCTAGTAAAGAAACGGTCATCATATTTCCGAGATAATCCCCAATCTTATCTTTTAGGTATCTTTTTAAAAATAGGGTCTGCCAAAGAATCTGGCCTAGACAAACCGCTAATTCTCTTAAGAAATTCGGAGTTAAATTGACACCAAGTCTTCGTGAATATAAACTTAAAATGTAAGCTGAAAACAATGCTACAAAAGTTATATAAGCCAATCTGTATTTCAAATTAAAATCCGGCACACAGGATTGTTCTGTATTGTCATTTTTGGATGGAATAATCTGTTTCCGGTTATAGGAAACAAAGGAGTATAGCTTTTTAAAGAACCAATACAAAGGTTGTATTCTGGCTATTTTTTCTAATATAGGAAATGAGCTTCCGATAATGAGCAACAAACTGTCTAAACCATAAGTCACTTTATTGTTTTCATGGTCTACCAATGCAATTTCATTTTTTGCCCGGTTAAAATCCAACAGTTCTTTATTTCTTACAGAAACTTCTGTAAAGGCTTCTCTTCCATTTTCATCCAACATTCCGCATTTTGTAAAACCTTTGGAATAAAGAGCACACATCGGGCATTCGTTATCGTAAATCAGAGTGTGGTTTTTAAGTGTTTTCATCTTAGTTTATTTTAAAGGTTAAGAAAATCTCCCCGTGTTCGTCTATGTTTTGATCGGAAGGTAATGTACATCCAGATCTTAAAGATTAGTGTTTTCATTTTTAAATATTTTAAAAATATTATATTTTCAGTAATTTTTGAAAATTAAATCGAAATAAAAAAGGATTTTCATCCCTTTTTAATCTATTTCAACAGGTTGGTAATCTTCCCTACCAGCCAGTGGTCATCACTTTTGATAGCCAGATCCATAATATTATTGATTTTGCCGGTTACAGAGCTGAAATCATCCATTAATTTGATGAAATCCTTTGCTTCTTCTGAATCATTATCATCAATATTTCTTAGTTCTTCCAGGAAAGAAATTACCGGTTCAATCTCTCTTTTTCTACGTTCTTTGGTAATTTGTTTAAAGAGATACCATACGTCTTTTTCTGCTACGAAATATTCTTTACGATCCCCTTTTATAAATTCTTTTCTTACAATTCCCCAGTCAATCAGAGCACGAAGGTTCATATTGGCGTTTCCTCTTGAAATTTCCAGCTGCTCCATCACCTCATCTGTAGACAGTGGCTTTCCACTTGCCAAAAGCAATGCATGCACCTGTGCCATGGTACGGTTAATTCCCCAATTGGTAGCAAAGGTTCCCCAGGTCTGAATGTATTTTTCTTTAGCTTCTGAAAGTTGCATGTTGTAAAACTTTAAATTCCTAATACAAATGTAATTATATTTTTTGAATTTTCAATAATTTTTGAAAATAAAATATAAAAAACTTTACTCTATCATAATAAATTAGTTTACAAGCATTTAATAATAAACCTTTAGATTTTCATTAATATTTAAAAGTCAAAAGCCGCCTCATAAGTAATGAAACGGCTTTTGAGATCAGGATAAAAGATCTTCAAATAAATGAAAATCTATCCGGTAATCAATACTATTATGGCTTAATCGCTTTATAACTTTCAACCAATCTTATAAATTCTGCTCTATATCCTTCTTTGTCTATACTTCTACCCTCTTTTGCCAGATTTTCTATTTTCTTAAGCTCCTTATTTTTAATAAGCTTAGAATCTCTTAAAACTAACCCAAACCAAGCTACAGAGGAAGCAAATTTGAAATCCGGACTCTCTTTTGACTCAGATAAGGCTTCTTTTTTAACAACTTTAATTATTTCCTGACTGTTGTCTTCATTTGGGTTTTTATAACGAAATTTAACTGTTGCCAGCTCATCCCCAAAGTTTTTTATATTGGAAGATGATGAATATTTTAGCTTTGTATCTTTAGCAAGAAACTCAGACTGTACACCAGACGGAATAATTTCATATAAAGCAGTAACGGTATGCCCGCTTCCCAATTCTCCAGCATCTATTGTATCATTTACAAAATCTTCATTCCTCAACTTTCTGTTTTCATAACCTATCAAACGGTAAGATTGTACAAATTCAGGATTAAATTCAATCTGAATTTTTACATCTTTGGCTATGGTGTATATACTTCCAGCAAATTCTTTGCCCAGAAACTTATTGGCTTCCTGAAGATTATCAATGTAAGCATAATTCCCATTACCTTTATCTGCAAGGGTTTCCAAAGTATTGTCCTTATAATTTCCCATTCCAAAGCCTAGACATGTTAAGAAAATACCTTCTTTTCTTTTCTCTTCGATCAGGGTTTTAAGATCAGAAGTGGAAGACATTCCTATATTAAAATCTCCATCAGTCGCTATAATAACACGGTTATTTCCATCTTTTATAAAGTTTTCCCTCGCCATTTTATAAGCCAGTTCAATCCCAGCACCGCCTGCTGTACTTCCACCTGCCTGAAGATTATCCAATGCCTGAATTATTTTATTTTTCTCATCTGCAGAGGTTGGGGGCAAAACCATTCCTGCACTACCTGCATATACCACAATTCCGACTTTGTCCTTAGGTCTTAGCTGATCCAACAAGACTTTGAAAGAAGATTTTAATAATGGTAATTTATTCTGTTCATTCATTGACCCTGAGACGTCGATAAGAAAGACAAGATTGGATGCAGGTAATTGATTCAGGGGAAGGTTTTTTCCCTGAAGTCCTATTTTCAGCAATTGATGATCAGGATTCCACGGTGCTTCACTATATTCTGTATTAATAGAAAATGGTTCTGCATTTTTTGGCTGAGGGTAATCATATTTAAAATAATTAATCATTTCTTCAATCCGCACTGCATTTTTATTCACGGTTTGCCCGCTATTAATCATTCTTCTTACATTAGTATAAGAAGCATTATCAACATCAATAGAAAATGTAGACAAAGGCTGGTTTTGCGTTAATTCAAATGGATTTTCAACGAAGGCATCATAACTCTCATCGCTGGATACCAGCGAAATTGTTTTTTGTTTACTGATTGTATGTTGAAACTTTTCTATTCTCTTTTTTTCCCTTCCTGACAAATTCTTTGTAGTAACAACAACAATCCCGTTCATAGCTCTGCTTCCATATAATGCAGCTAAAGCACTCTCTTTTAAAACTTGTACATCATCAATATCATTAGGATCTAATCTTTTGAAGTCATCTTCACCTGCTACTTTTCCATTAATCATATACAACGGAGCCTCTCCGGGATTCATGGACGCTATTCCTCGGATCATTATCTGATTATTATTAAAATATCCGGAACTAATATTATGGGAAGCATTTTGAATGTCGTTTTTTCTTCTATGGTTGCCCCTATTGGTAATTTGTATACCAGCTACTCTTCCTTGTAACGCATTCGGTACAGTAGGTTTAGAAACAATATCTCCTGTAATTTCTGAAGCGGAAATCGTACTTACACTTGAAATGGTAGAAAAAACCTCTTTTTTAACGCCATAACCCGTCATAAGAACCTCGTCAATACTCTTAACCCTATCAACAGTCTCCATCTGGCGCTCAATCATTGATGGTGGTGAATCTACAGGCGAAAGATCAGGTGATCTTAATGGCTCCGGAACAACATTATTATAAACTACAACCTCTTCTCCTGTTGTATTTACCTTATTTTTTTCTTTCTGAATATTCTCTTTCGTTATACGATCTATTTTTGCAATATGAGTATCAGTTGTTGGTTCCTGTAATACTTTATTTTCCGCTATGGTAGGTTTAACCGGCTGTTCAAGGGCATCTTTTTTATTCAGGAAATACAATGCCCCCAACCCTATCATCAGACTGGCTGCAATTCCATAAGGAAACCAGACAGGAATGATTTTCTTTTTCTCTTTTTTCTGATCCAGTTTTTCTTCCACCTTCTCCCAAACTATATCAAAACCAGGAAAAACTGATGGTTCTTCTGAACGCTTAGAAGCTTCATTGAATTGTTGATCTATATGATTATTTTCCATTGTTGTAAAAGTTTAAATGTTTTGATTCACCAAAAGTTCCTGAAGTTTTTTTCTTGCAAAATTGAGCTGGGATTTTGAAGTTCCCTCACTGATAGAAAGCATGGAAGCAATTTCCTTATGTGGATATCCTTCAATCGCAAAGAGATTAAAAATAGCTCTGCACCCTTCGGGAAGGAAATTCAACAGGTTCAGAATATCTTTTTCAAAGGAAATATGCTCCGATGATCCTTCTGAAGGTTCGGTTAGGCTGTCTTCCAGAGAAATAAATAAGGTTTTAACAGTTCTTAATTTCTGGAGACATTCATTCACTGCAATTTTTTTTGCCCAAGCCTCAAAAGTATCGGGGTCCTGAAGCTGGCCAATCTTGGTGAAGATTTTATAGAAGGTATCGGCCAGTACTTCTTCTATATCTTCATCGTTCTTCAAATAACGTTTGCAGACTGAATACAGCCTGCCTGCCATTTTCTCGTAGACCTGTCGCTGCGCTTTGCGATCGTTACGCTGACATTCCAATAATAATTCTCGTTCCATAGTCAGGAGTTATATAAGTATAGATGCAGGAACTTTGGTTGGGGTTGGAAACATGATCAACTTTTTTAAAACTAAGAACTAATTTTAAAATTAGTCTATTTGCTTTTACTTCTACACTATTTTAATTTCAAATTTAACTTTTACCCTTGTAACAAATCTCTATTATTAACGACTATTAATACAAATAATCTTTTTATAGTAATGAAAAATGCGAAAATTGCATCATTACTTTTTGTTTTGTCTGCAGGAAGTATGATGTTTGCCCAAGATGACTTAATCAACAAGTTAAAAAACAACCACTCACAAAATGCTAATTTTCAGTTCACAACGTTAAAAGACGTTGGTGCTACTTCTGTAAAGAACCAGGGTTCATCAGGAACTTGCTGGAGCTACTCAGGAAACTCTTTCCTTGAATCTGAGATGCAGAGAATGGGCAAAAAACCTGTAGATCTTGCTGAAATCTTTACTGCAAGAAACTCTTATCATGATAAAGCGAAGTTATATGTTTTAAATAACGGCGCTATCAGCTGGGGTGATGGTGGAGAGCTTCACGATGTAATCAACATGTACAAAAAGTACGGAGCAGTTCCACAGGATGTGTATTCAGGATTAAAACCTGGACAAACGACCAACAACTTCAAGGAAATGCAGGGAAAATTAAAGCCGGTTCTTGACAGCCTTGTTCAAGCTTCTTCTAAAGGAAAACTTACGGACAACTGGATGGATTCTGTAGATGCTATTCTTGATGAATACTTAGGAAAAGTACCTGCCAACTTCACTTACGAAGGAAAAAACTATACTCCTAAAACTTTTGCTAAAGAAGTGGTAGGAATTAATGCTGAGGATTATGTAGAATTATCTTCTTACAAGGATTACGCTTACTATCAGAAATTTGTAGTTCCAATTCCTGACAACTGGAGCCACGATTCTGACTGGAATGTACCGATGAAAGATCTTACAGCAATCATTGACAATGCCGTAACTAAAGGATATTCTGTAGGTTGGGCAACTGACGTTTCTGAACCTTATTTCTCTTATAAAAACGGGGTAGCTTATGTTCCGGACATGGATTTGGACCAAATCAATGCTGAGAATAAGCAGACTTTGTTTACAGAGCCTAAAAAAGATAAGACCATCACTGAAGATATGCGTCAGAAAGCACTTAACAACCTTTCTACAACGGATGACCACGGTATGCATATCGTAGGATTGGCTAAAGACCAAACTGGTAAAGAATATTATATGGTGAAAAACTCTTGGGGAGTAACTAATGACTTCGCAGGGTATCTTTATGTGACAAGACCGTATGTTGAATACAAATCAACGGCTATTTTGGTTCACAAAAATGCGATTCCAAAGAATATCTTAAAGCAATTGAAACCAACTAAAAACATTGGTTTATAAGAAATCACTTCTGTCATTCTGATGGTGACAGTTTTAGATATTTAAATCTGTTAAAAAAACGCGCTCCTTTACTATTGGGAGCGCGTTTGTTTTTAGGCATCTGAAGATTACTTTTCAGTGATATGGCGATAGTAATCTACCAAAGAATATATTTCAGGTTTAGAACCTGGTTTATAATCAATAACCAGCCATTTATCCTCAGATTTCTTTTTATCAAATACATAGTTTTCGTTTGGAAAATCAATGATTTTATACCCTGTATAAATGGTTGTAGGAGCAGCTTCAAAAATTTCTGCTGAATAATAATTAGCATCATCTGCAATGGTATAAAAATGATCTTCTCCCTGTTTCTTTTTAATTTCTTCTATCTCCTGTTCATCAGGTCCCAACAATAATATAGTTGACTTTGTAATGATTGTATCTGCCTTTATTTTTTGTTCTAACTTTTGCTCTGTAGGTTTATGCTCAGCTTTTGTACACGAAAGTAAACCCAATAGTGAAAAAGATAAGACTGCAAAGTATTTCATAGTTGTAGTTTTACATGTCATCATTTCTCTTTAATTTATTTTTACCTCTCTTGCCTGATCGGGGTTCATGAAGTCGTACAGCATTACTTTTCCTCCCTTTTTCTTCAGCTTGAAAAAATGATCTTCACAGTCATTTCCCGCATATCTTAGTTCTATTTCTTCTTTGTTCCCTGTTATATTATAAATCCCTGTGCAGAAAGAGGTATTTCCATCAACTGTAACTTCGTTCTTGAATATAGAAATCTCATAACAGCTTTCTGATGCTCTTCCATCTGTTCTTATATCGAGTACACAGTAACTGTATACTCCTTCCCATTCAGTATTAAGATCCGGTACAGGAGTGCTTTTGAATTCCTTAGTCTTTTCTTTTTTAGGCATAATCTCGTGTTCAACCTTTTTCTGTTTCGGAATCACTTCATTCGTAATATGGGATTCTGTTTTCGTTATTTCTTGTTTACAGGAAAGGAGTAAAAATGGTAATATGAGTAATGAATATTTGTATGACATCTTGTTTTTAGTCTCTTTATTTCGATGTTTAATTGATTGACAAAGAAAAGAAAAAACCTTGCAACACCGCATATTTAAATTTACATTTATATCACAATTCAAAGAAAAAAAATATATTATTCATAAAAAATACTACATTTGTAACAATCAACAAATCACTAAAACATGAAAAACATTAGAAAACTAACAAAATCAGTATTAAAGAAAATCAATGGTGGAAATGCACCGGAATGCCCTACAGGTACTCAAGCATGCTACTACACGGGTAAAGACGGATCTCAAAGATGGAGATGTATTTCAGAAACTGCAGAGTGCCCTTAATCTTCTAAAGAATAATACAGTCAAACCTTAGAATATACTTTTACTAACCCACAAATTATTACTCATGAAGAATTTAAAAAAAATTGTAAAATCAGAACTCAAGAAAATTCAGGGAGGCGATGCTCCTGCCTGTGAATATGGAGAAATAGCATGCCGCTATCCTCCTGCAGATGGTAATCCTGCCTATTGGGTATGTGAACCGGTAGAATACGGATGCCGACATTAATAGAAACCAACTGATTTAAAGCAGTTTATTTTTTCCTAAAACCGGAAACACCTTTTTAGTGAGTAAAATTCCATAAGATTTAGGAACGATATTATATACAACTAATAACAAATTACTAAACATGAAAAATCTAAAAAAATTACTAAAATCAGATCTAAAGAAAATCAATGGTGGGAATGCTCCTGTTTGCGAAACCGGAACAAGAGCTTGCCGTTATAAAGCAGAAAATGGTTTTCCAGCTTATTGGAGCTGTGTAGCGAACGAATACCCATGTTAATTGTAAGAAATACTAAAAAAACCGGCTTTCAGAAAATTCTGAAAGCCGATTCTTTAATAAATAGGTGAAAATTAAATATAAAATAAAGTGAATTATGATGATTAATAGGAATAATAAATTATCAACTTGCTTCGCAGTGAATAAAATATGCTGTAAAAAATTAACTGCAAAACTGATT from Chryseobacterium indologenes encodes the following:
- a CDS encoding TIGR01777 family oxidoreductase, with translation MKIIIAAGTGFLGQNLEKYFTERGNQVYILTRKPTRKNEIYWDAQTTGEWKNSLEQADVLINLTGKSVDCRYHEKNKAEIYTSRIDSTRILQEAVNTCSVPPKNWLNASSATIYVHSEKHLNTEENGIIGDDFSMNICKSWEEEFFRTPNNRIRKVALRTSIVLGNNGGAFPKLKMITKLGLGGKQGRGNQMVSWIHIDDFCRAIDWIIQNKNINDVVNITAPIPLSNEVMMKKLRKQCRAPLGLNAPVWQLEIASILMKTETELLLKSRNVYPEKLLDSGFQFSYPTFDEAILKLLKA
- a CDS encoding aminopeptidase C, yielding MKNAKIASLLFVLSAGSMMFAQDDLINKLKNNHSQNANFQFTTLKDVGATSVKNQGSSGTCWSYSGNSFLESEMQRMGKKPVDLAEIFTARNSYHDKAKLYVLNNGAISWGDGGELHDVINMYKKYGAVPQDVYSGLKPGQTTNNFKEMQGKLKPVLDSLVQASSKGKLTDNWMDSVDAILDEYLGKVPANFTYEGKNYTPKTFAKEVVGINAEDYVELSSYKDYAYYQKFVVPIPDNWSHDSDWNVPMKDLTAIIDNAVTKGYSVGWATDVSEPYFSYKNGVAYVPDMDLDQINAENKQTLFTEPKKDKTITEDMRQKALNNLSTTDDHGMHIVGLAKDQTGKEYYMVKNSWGVTNDFAGYLYVTRPYVEYKSTAILVHKNAIPKNILKQLKPTKNIGL
- a CDS encoding DCC1-like thiol-disulfide oxidoreductase family protein; protein product: MKTLKNHTLIYDNECPMCALYSKGFTKCGMLDENGREAFTEVSVRNKELLDFNRAKNEIALVDHENNKVTYGLDSLLLIIGSSFPILEKIARIQPLYWFFKKLYSFVSYNRKQIIPSKNDNTEQSCVPDFNLKYRLAYITFVALFSAYILSLYSRRLGVNLTPNFLRELAVCLGQILWQTLFLKRYLKDKIGDYLGNMMTVSLLGTILLIPALFFNFTPVFNLIYFGIVVFIMFLEHLRRCRILKLNYIPTVSWILFRVTALMIIIWTTISIS
- a CDS encoding vWA domain-containing protein: MENNHIDQQFNEASKRSEEPSVFPGFDIVWEKVEEKLDQKKEKKKIIPVWFPYGIAASLMIGLGALYFLNKKDALEQPVKPTIAENKVLQEPTTDTHIAKIDRITKENIQKEKNKVNTTGEEVVVYNNVVPEPLRSPDLSPVDSPPSMIERQMETVDRVKSIDEVLMTGYGVKKEVFSTISSVSTISASEITGDIVSKPTVPNALQGRVAGIQITNRGNHRRKNDIQNASHNISSGYFNNNQIMIRGIASMNPGEAPLYMINGKVAGEDDFKRLDPNDIDDVQVLKESALAALYGSRAMNGIVVVTTKNLSGREKKRIEKFQHTISKQKTISLVSSDESYDAFVENPFELTQNQPLSTFSIDVDNASYTNVRRMINSGQTVNKNAVRIEEMINYFKYDYPQPKNAEPFSINTEYSEAPWNPDHQLLKIGLQGKNLPLNQLPASNLVFLIDVSGSMNEQNKLPLLKSSFKVLLDQLRPKDKVGIVVYAGSAGMVLPPTSADEKNKIIQALDNLQAGGSTAGGAGIELAYKMARENFIKDGNNRVIIATDGDFNIGMSSTSDLKTLIEEKRKEGIFLTCLGFGMGNYKDNTLETLADKGNGNYAYIDNLQEANKFLGKEFAGSIYTIAKDVKIQIEFNPEFVQSYRLIGYENRKLRNEDFVNDTIDAGELGSGHTVTALYEIIPSGVQSEFLAKDTKLKYSSSSNIKNFGDELATVKFRYKNPNEDNSQEIIKVVKKEALSESKESPDFKFASSVAWFGLVLRDSKLIKNKELKKIENLAKEGRSIDKEGYRAEFIRLVESYKAIKP
- a CDS encoding RNA polymerase sigma factor; this translates as MERELLLECQRNDRKAQRQVYEKMAGRLYSVCKRYLKNDEDIEEVLADTFYKIFTKIGQLQDPDTFEAWAKKIAVNECLQKLRTVKTLFISLEDSLTEPSEGSSEHISFEKDILNLLNFLPEGCRAIFNLFAIEGYPHKEIASMLSISEGTSKSQLNFARKKLQELLVNQNI
- a CDS encoding YqjF family protein, encoding MNFLKAEWRKLAIINYKINPDVLLKYLPEGTELDFYKGKCYVSVVGFMFLNTKLLGLSIPFHRNFEEVNLRFYVKKNENGEWKRGVVFIKEIVPKPALSFVANSIYKENYHTMPMKNLIHHKEDELLIRYSWKDKSWYSIEITADKIMQPMETDSEFEFITEHYFGFTKKEDKTSEYEVCHPKWDCYPVKDYQLEIDFQKIYGKDFECLNHQEPISVMLAEGSEIEVKAKKYIM
- a CDS encoding GbsR/MarR family transcriptional regulator, which produces MQLSEAKEKYIQTWGTFATNWGINRTMAQVHALLLASGKPLSTDEVMEQLEISRGNANMNLRALIDWGIVRKEFIKGDRKEYFVAEKDVWYLFKQITKERRKREIEPVISFLEELRNIDDNDSEEAKDFIKLMDDFSSVTGKINNIMDLAIKSDDHWLVGKITNLLK
- a CDS encoding bacteriocin-like protein, which encodes MKNLKKIVKSELKKIQGGDAPACEYGEIACRYPPADGNPAYWVCEPVEYGCRH
- a CDS encoding SRPBCC family protein — protein: MSRIYLETLINADIQTVFDLARNIDLHQKSTSKTHEKAIAGCTSGLIEENESVTWRAKHLGVYQTLTTKIISMEKPNQFTDEMQKGAFKSLHHQHIFKKIDHKTLMIDLFDFESPLGIIGKIFNKLFLKNYLKQFLLERNQLIKITAELTRTGNS